The following proteins are co-located in the Bradyrhizobium sp. AZCC 2176 genome:
- a CDS encoding enoyl-CoA hydratase/isomerase family protein, giving the protein MSEDALVTREQRGNISVLTMVYRPYNLLGPKLLNAIVEQVEAAQKAGSRAIVIRSGLRHFSAGADLDIFDKRVEAGSADQGGENRRLNGVEFLRFMELLPIPLIASVHGVCLGGGLELALSCDYIIAASSAKIGSVEATLGLHPLLGGIQRQVQRIGAQRAKEMSMLARRYDAPTLEKWGLINLTVPEESLETATMAIAEEFAQGPTVAHAATKELAHIAVNQGVVAADEAMSRVQAPIWASEDLKTGLASFRKNGPGLAKFAGR; this is encoded by the coding sequence TTGTCCGAGGATGCGTTGGTGACGCGCGAACAGCGCGGCAATATTTCCGTTTTGACAATGGTTTATCGGCCGTACAACCTGCTCGGTCCCAAGCTTCTCAACGCGATCGTGGAGCAGGTGGAGGCAGCGCAAAAGGCAGGCAGCCGCGCTATCGTCATCCGTAGCGGACTGCGGCATTTCTCCGCCGGCGCAGATCTGGATATCTTCGATAAGCGGGTGGAGGCAGGCAGCGCAGATCAGGGCGGTGAAAATCGGCGGCTGAACGGCGTCGAATTCTTGCGCTTCATGGAGCTTCTGCCAATCCCGTTAATCGCCAGCGTTCACGGCGTTTGCCTGGGTGGCGGTCTCGAGCTTGCGCTATCGTGCGATTACATCATCGCAGCCTCTTCGGCGAAGATCGGCTCAGTCGAGGCGACGCTTGGGCTGCATCCCTTGCTGGGAGGAATCCAGCGGCAGGTGCAACGTATCGGCGCGCAGCGCGCCAAGGAGATGTCGATGCTGGCGCGGCGCTACGATGCGCCAACGCTGGAGAAGTGGGGATTAATCAATCTCACTGTCCCGGAGGAATCGTTGGAGACGGCGACCATGGCCATCGCGGAGGAGTTCGCGCAAGGCCCAACGGTGGCGCATGCCGCAACCAAGGAACTCGCGCATATCGCCGTCAATCAGGGCGTGGTGGCTGCGGACGAGGCGATGTCACGCGTACAGGCGCCGATCTGGGCGTCGGAAGACCTCAAGACCGGTCTTGCATCATTCCGCAAGAACGGCCCGGGTCTCGCAAAGTTTGCGGGGCGCTGA
- a CDS encoding TetR/AcrR family transcriptional regulator yields MKLADLTHGSFYAYFKSRDGLVVEALALAMDRTVAHWLDLTQGLPAEKGFDAVVEAYLSPRHRNNPARGCALPALAADIGRSGPEARRTFAGRLEKMIDIIAGLIPKKSPSDARHAAAGAIATMVGSIVLARAAGDKRLSDALLEAGRQAVRDQTGSATAEASPAD; encoded by the coding sequence ATGAAGCTCGCCGATCTGACGCATGGCAGCTTCTACGCCTACTTTAAGTCACGTGACGGTTTGGTCGTTGAAGCGCTCGCTTTGGCCATGGACCGAACCGTCGCCCATTGGCTGGATCTCACGCAGGGATTGCCTGCCGAGAAAGGATTTGATGCCGTCGTCGAGGCCTATCTGAGCCCTCGCCATCGCAACAACCCGGCCCGCGGTTGTGCGCTTCCGGCGTTAGCCGCGGATATCGGACGTTCTGGCCCGGAGGCGCGACGTACCTTTGCAGGCAGGCTGGAGAAAATGATCGATATCATCGCCGGGTTGATCCCGAAGAAATCGCCATCAGATGCGCGACATGCCGCCGCCGGCGCAATTGCGACTATGGTCGGTTCGATCGTGCTCGCGCGTGCGGCGGGTGACAAGCGGCTGTCTGACGCCCTTTTGGAAGCCGGTCGGCAGGCCGTGCGCGATCAGACCGGAAGCGCCACTGCGGAAGCCTCTCCAGCGGACTGA
- a CDS encoding SDR family oxidoreductase: MGSIKKAFDLTGKNALVTGGSRGLGLQIAEALGEQGARVLISSRKAQDLEKAQAHLAGLGIKSDWIAADNSRDEDVKRLTDEAIKKLGRVDILVNNAGATWGAPTEDHPIEAWDKVMNLNIRALFLLSQQVAKHSMIPNKYGRIINLASIAGLFGSSGDMQMVAYNTSKGAVVNFTRALAGSWGRYGITANALAPGFFPSRMTKGTIEAVGVEKLAAGAPLRRIGDEDDLKGAAVLFASDAGKHITGQILAVDGGLTSVLSSS, translated from the coding sequence ATGGGAAGCATCAAGAAGGCATTCGATCTCACCGGCAAGAATGCCCTTGTTACAGGCGGCTCCCGTGGCCTTGGGCTGCAGATCGCCGAGGCGCTAGGCGAGCAAGGGGCTCGGGTCTTGATTTCGTCTCGCAAGGCGCAAGACCTGGAAAAAGCCCAAGCGCACCTTGCCGGTCTCGGCATTAAGTCGGACTGGATCGCTGCGGATAATTCCAGGGACGAAGACGTCAAGCGGCTCACTGACGAAGCGATCAAGAAGCTCGGCCGGGTGGACATTCTGGTGAACAACGCGGGCGCAACCTGGGGCGCGCCGACCGAGGATCACCCGATCGAGGCGTGGGACAAGGTGATGAATCTGAACATCCGCGCGCTGTTTCTGCTCAGCCAACAGGTTGCGAAGCACTCGATGATCCCCAATAAATATGGCCGCATTATCAACCTTGCTTCGATCGCGGGCCTGTTCGGAAGTTCCGGGGATATGCAGATGGTCGCCTACAATACGAGCAAGGGCGCGGTGGTTAATTTCACGCGGGCCCTGGCGGGTAGTTGGGGGCGCTACGGAATTACGGCCAATGCTCTGGCGCCCGGCTTTTTCCCGTCGAGGATGACGAAGGGCACCATCGAGGCTGTCGGTGTCGAAAAGCTCGCCGCCGGCGCGCCGCTGCGCCGCATCGGCGACGAGGATGATCTGAAAGGCGCGGCCGTTCTCTTCGCCAGCGACGCCGGCAAGCACATCACCGGACAGATCCTCGCCGTCGATGGCGGCCTGACCTCGGTGCTGTCGTCTTCCTGA
- a CDS encoding crotonase/enoyl-CoA hydratase family protein — protein MNDTRTQVGQIRTEVHGHVFKIIIDNVAKKNSFSPQMMAQMSDAMTLLDRTDDYWVGVLCAEGPDFTAGLDMPKFFGPKAENTEIKPGNIDAFALKSRCRKPIVTAVQGICFTIGIEMMLAGDIVVAADDARFCQMESKRGIAPLGGAHFRYLTRAGWGDAMYHLFLCDEFNAARAHKIGFVQEIVAPGQQIARAMEIADLIARNAPIGIQVTKEAALKYIEAGEKAAIDYIPKIKDRVFSSEDMKEGIQSFVERRSAMFRGK, from the coding sequence ATGAACGACACTAGAACCCAAGTCGGCCAGATCCGCACCGAGGTGCACGGGCATGTCTTCAAGATCATCATCGACAACGTGGCGAAGAAGAACTCGTTCAGTCCGCAGATGATGGCCCAGATGTCCGATGCGATGACGCTTCTCGACCGAACGGACGATTACTGGGTCGGGGTGCTCTGTGCCGAAGGCCCGGATTTCACGGCCGGGCTGGATATGCCGAAATTCTTCGGACCCAAGGCCGAGAATACCGAGATCAAGCCCGGCAACATCGATGCCTTCGCGCTGAAAAGCCGGTGCCGCAAACCGATTGTGACGGCAGTGCAGGGGATCTGTTTCACGATTGGCATCGAAATGATGCTGGCTGGCGACATCGTCGTGGCGGCCGATGATGCCCGGTTCTGCCAGATGGAGTCCAAGCGCGGGATCGCGCCGCTTGGAGGCGCCCACTTTCGCTATCTGACCCGGGCAGGATGGGGAGATGCGATGTATCATTTGTTTTTGTGCGACGAGTTCAATGCGGCCCGAGCGCACAAAATCGGGTTTGTTCAGGAAATAGTTGCTCCCGGCCAACAGATTGCCCGCGCAATGGAGATTGCGGATCTGATCGCAAGGAACGCGCCGATCGGCATTCAGGTAACCAAGGAAGCAGCGCTGAAATACATCGAGGCCGGCGAAAAAGCTGCGATCGATTACATCCCGAAGATCAAGGATCGCGTCTTCAGCAGCGAAGACATGAAGGAAGGCATCCAGTCTTTCGTGGAACGTCGCTCGGCAATGTTCCGCGGGAAATAA
- a CDS encoding NADH:flavin oxidoreductase, with product MPSDVLFRPFKLKGLNLPNRVVMAPMTRSFSPGGIPTEDVARYYRRRAEGAVGFIISEGTGVDRPASLNDPNVPRFHGEKELAGWRRVVDEVHAAGGLMAPQLWHVGAVRTRAQNWSPPGAYDSPSGLSRPEKKFGKPMSEEDIADAIRAFADAALAAKRLGFDAVELHGAHGYLIDQFFWEGTNRREDTYGGKDLPGRARFAADIVHAVRKSVGTDFPILLRISQWKQQDFEVKLADTPRALEAWLKPLVDAGIDILHCSQRRFWEPEFDGSDLNFAGWAKKVTGVPTISVGSVGLTGEFIAAYGGESSRPASLDELIRRLDREEFDLVAVGRALLQDPQWLLKVRDGRTEELMAFERTAFAALS from the coding sequence ATGCCCAGCGACGTACTTTTCCGGCCTTTCAAGCTGAAAGGGCTGAACTTGCCGAACCGGGTCGTGATGGCGCCGATGACGCGCTCATTCTCTCCGGGCGGAATTCCGACCGAAGACGTCGCGCGATATTACCGCCGCCGTGCCGAAGGAGCGGTCGGGTTCATCATATCGGAGGGTACGGGCGTGGATCGTCCGGCATCCCTGAACGATCCGAATGTTCCCCGCTTTCATGGCGAGAAGGAGCTGGCAGGGTGGCGGCGTGTGGTCGACGAGGTGCACGCCGCCGGCGGCCTGATGGCGCCGCAACTATGGCATGTCGGAGCCGTTCGCACGCGTGCCCAGAATTGGTCTCCTCCCGGCGCCTACGACAGTCCGTCCGGCCTGTCGCGACCGGAGAAGAAGTTCGGCAAGCCGATGAGCGAAGAGGACATTGCAGACGCCATTCGCGCTTTCGCCGACGCGGCGCTTGCGGCGAAGCGCCTGGGGTTCGATGCCGTCGAATTGCACGGCGCGCACGGCTATCTGATCGATCAGTTCTTCTGGGAGGGTACCAATCGCCGAGAGGATACCTACGGAGGCAAGGACTTGCCCGGCCGGGCCCGGTTTGCTGCTGATATCGTCCACGCGGTGCGCAAGTCGGTCGGAACGGACTTTCCGATATTGCTCCGGATCAGCCAGTGGAAGCAGCAGGACTTTGAGGTAAAGCTGGCCGATACGCCTCGCGCATTGGAAGCCTGGCTCAAACCTTTGGTCGACGCGGGAATCGACATTTTGCATTGCTCTCAACGGCGCTTCTGGGAGCCGGAGTTCGATGGCTCCGATTTGAATTTCGCCGGATGGGCGAAGAAAGTAACGGGAGTGCCGACGATTTCGGTCGGGTCGGTTGGTCTGACCGGCGAATTCATCGCCGCATACGGCGGCGAGAGTTCCCGTCCGGCGTCCCTCGACGAGTTGATCCGCCGCCTCGATCGCGAGGAGTTCGATCTCGTCGCGGTGGGCCGGGCGCTGCTTCAGGATCCGCAGTGGCTACTGAAGGTGCGTGACGGCCGGACGGAAGAACTGATGGCTTTCGAACGGACCGCGTTCGCGGCGCTGAGCTGA
- a CDS encoding ABC transporter substrate-binding protein has product MFRETMIVAALATSIAGAPARAETPGVSESEVKIGATFPFSGPASPLSNTGKGLIAYVNSVNDRGGINGRKINLITYDDAYSPPKTVEQTRKLIESDEVAFLFGPLGTPGIGATIKYVNAKKVPHLFVVSGVTKFTNFAEFPMTTTGLPSYDTEGRIYAKYITQTRPNAKIAILYQNDDLGKDFVNAFKGYLKDDFDKKVVVSSYEVSEPTIDSHVVSLKSSGAEAFLVAGTPKFAAQAIKKVDEIGWKPLFLINFVSSSVSSTIVPAGPEKAVGIVAATITKDPNDKKWADDPGIKWYRDFFAKYLPGADIGDNNYLFGTQQGQILEQVLKQCGNDLSRENIVKQSRSIRGLTLPTLIPGVAINTGPDSSMAYTQLQLQRWNGTTWEQFGDVLSADRK; this is encoded by the coding sequence ATGTTCAGAGAGACCATGATTGTAGCCGCGCTCGCGACATCGATCGCCGGCGCGCCGGCGCGTGCGGAGACGCCCGGAGTGAGCGAATCCGAGGTGAAGATAGGGGCGACGTTCCCGTTTAGCGGCCCTGCGTCTCCGCTCAGCAATACCGGGAAGGGCCTCATCGCCTACGTCAATTCGGTCAACGATCGCGGTGGTATCAACGGCCGAAAGATAAACCTCATCACCTACGACGATGCTTACAGTCCTCCCAAGACGGTGGAGCAGACCAGGAAGCTTATCGAAAGCGACGAGGTGGCATTCCTGTTCGGTCCGTTGGGGACGCCCGGCATCGGGGCCACCATCAAATACGTCAATGCGAAGAAGGTGCCGCATCTGTTTGTCGTGAGCGGAGTCACCAAGTTCACGAACTTCGCTGAATTTCCCATGACCACGACGGGATTGCCGAGCTACGACACCGAGGGACGAATCTATGCGAAATACATTACCCAGACCCGTCCGAACGCGAAGATCGCGATACTCTATCAGAACGACGATCTCGGTAAGGACTTCGTCAATGCATTCAAGGGTTACCTGAAGGACGATTTCGACAAGAAAGTCGTCGTGTCCTCCTACGAAGTGAGCGAGCCGACCATTGATTCCCACGTCGTTTCACTGAAATCATCTGGCGCAGAAGCCTTTTTGGTGGCCGGCACGCCGAAATTCGCAGCGCAGGCCATCAAGAAAGTCGATGAAATCGGTTGGAAGCCGCTGTTCCTGATCAATTTCGTTTCGAGCTCGGTCTCTTCGACCATCGTCCCGGCAGGACCGGAAAAGGCAGTGGGCATAGTCGCCGCGACAATCACCAAGGATCCGAACGACAAGAAGTGGGCCGACGATCCGGGCATTAAATGGTACCGCGACTTTTTTGCGAAGTACCTGCCGGGCGCTGATATCGGCGATAACAATTATCTGTTCGGTACCCAGCAGGGACAGATCCTGGAGCAGGTGCTCAAGCAATGCGGTAACGATCTCTCTCGCGAGAACATCGTCAAGCAATCGCGGAGCATACGCGGGCTGACCCTTCCCACTCTCATACCGGGTGTCGCGATCAACACGGGCCCGGATAGCAGCATGGCGTACACGCAGCTACAGCTGCAGCGCTGGAATGGTACCACGTGGGAGCAATTCGGTGACGTACTCAGCGCCGACCGAAAGTGA
- a CDS encoding class I adenylate-forming enzyme family protein — translation MRSLDELTAAELLDGLPSRVHEVYAPFVRDIPDHPAFVEGGRSWSYRQFSDAVDAAAKDLAGLGITAGDRVMIASENSVALGAMLFAASKLDAWGIPVNPRLSLREIDLIGTHSGARRVLFNSALSKEAADHATRLGAKIGAVGPFGGIGVGPLNAEAQAEPVEKDGARQVAGLLYTSGTTGAPKGVMLSHRNLLFTARTSGILRQSGPADRIYGVLPMSHIVGYSILLIATLMHGGTLFVVAKADPAALAHAIAEEGITSLFGVPATYQRLLEHKAVKGLQRLERGRLRALAVAGAPLDLDLKRRIEDEFGIPLLNNYGITECSPGLSGVRSEHPVSDETVGPFLPGIEHRIVDVRCKHVATGEVGELHVRGPNIMLGYYRAPDLTAAAIDREGWFNTGDLARVNGEGHLYIAGRTKELIIRSGFNVYPAEVEAVLNAHDQVVQSAVVGRSVDGNEEVVAFVQLLPGASVSAEELKSYAAHQLTSYKRPTELIVLDALPSASTGKILKHKLREMANARVSAKSNAAAAG, via the coding sequence ATGAGGAGCCTCGACGAGCTCACCGCAGCCGAATTGTTGGACGGCCTGCCGTCCAGAGTGCACGAGGTCTATGCGCCTTTCGTGCGGGACATCCCGGATCATCCGGCCTTCGTGGAAGGCGGGCGGTCCTGGAGCTACCGGCAGTTCTCGGATGCAGTCGATGCCGCGGCAAAGGACCTGGCCGGTTTGGGCATTACGGCCGGCGATCGCGTTATGATCGCCAGCGAGAACAGTGTGGCTCTGGGGGCGATGCTCTTCGCGGCGAGCAAGCTCGATGCCTGGGGTATTCCGGTCAATCCCCGTCTTTCGCTCCGAGAGATCGACCTGATCGGAACGCACAGTGGCGCGAGACGCGTGCTGTTCAACTCGGCGCTATCAAAGGAAGCGGCCGATCATGCCACCCGCCTCGGTGCGAAAATCGGCGCTGTGGGGCCGTTCGGTGGAATCGGTGTCGGTCCGCTCAATGCGGAAGCGCAAGCGGAGCCCGTCGAAAAGGATGGCGCCCGCCAGGTCGCGGGTCTCTTGTACACCTCAGGCACGACCGGTGCACCGAAGGGCGTCATGCTGAGCCACCGCAACCTCCTTTTCACCGCAAGGACGTCGGGCATCCTTCGCCAAAGCGGCCCGGCGGATCGCATCTACGGCGTGCTGCCGATGTCGCACATCGTCGGTTATTCGATCCTGCTGATTGCTACGCTGATGCACGGCGGCACATTGTTTGTCGTGGCCAAGGCCGATCCCGCTGCGCTGGCCCACGCCATTGCCGAGGAGGGGATTACGAGCCTGTTCGGGGTGCCCGCCACCTATCAGCGCCTGCTCGAACATAAGGCGGTCAAGGGCCTCCAACGGCTCGAGCGGGGCAGGTTGCGGGCCTTGGCGGTCGCTGGCGCGCCCCTCGATCTCGATCTCAAGAGGCGGATCGAGGACGAGTTTGGAATCCCGCTGTTGAACAATTACGGCATCACGGAATGTTCGCCGGGACTATCGGGTGTCCGGTCGGAACATCCCGTCTCGGACGAGACGGTCGGCCCGTTTCTTCCCGGCATCGAGCACCGGATCGTGGACGTGCGGTGCAAGCACGTTGCGACCGGCGAAGTGGGTGAATTGCACGTCCGAGGTCCGAACATCATGCTTGGTTACTATCGCGCGCCCGACCTGACGGCCGCGGCGATCGATCGCGAAGGTTGGTTCAACACCGGCGATCTCGCCCGCGTGAACGGCGAGGGCCATCTCTACATCGCTGGCCGCACCAAGGAACTGATCATCCGCTCTGGCTTCAACGTTTATCCCGCCGAGGTGGAGGCGGTGCTGAACGCGCATGACCAGGTCGTGCAATCAGCCGTGGTGGGGCGATCGGTTGACGGCAACGAGGAGGTCGTCGCATTCGTGCAGCTACTTCCTGGCGCCAGCGTCAGCGCGGAAGAACTGAAATCGTACGCTGCCCACCAGCTCACTTCGTACAAGCGTCCGACCGAATTGATCGTGCTTGACGCTCTGCCCTCGGCCTCTACCGGCAAGATACTTAAGCACAAGTTGCGGGAGATGGCGAACGCGCGAGTGAGCGCAAAGTCCAACGCGGCGGCCGCGGGCTGA
- a CDS encoding SDR family oxidoreductase has protein sequence MTQSNRDTQTSLQDVALIVGGGPGISSSCARLFAESGMRVCVAARNPEKAVLETLEKTHGVRRYACDASEPAAVAQLFGNVVQDIGTPRLVVHNIDGRVPGIFRKNVIEADPIMALETLRNSAFSAFLIGQQAARLMLGNEPDANGARGTIIFTNASAALKGFPSSGAFAMACHAKSGLAQSMARELMPQGIHVANVPIDAAIGWTQADGTRAHRLAGATVDDNMADPVHIAKTYLQLHRQHRSTWAFEVVLRPWVEKW, from the coding sequence ATGACTCAATCCAACCGCGACACTCAAACTTCCTTACAGGACGTTGCACTCATTGTCGGTGGCGGTCCGGGCATTAGCTCGAGTTGCGCCCGGCTGTTCGCAGAAAGCGGCATGCGTGTCTGCGTCGCAGCCCGGAATCCCGAAAAAGCGGTCCTTGAGACCCTCGAAAAGACGCACGGCGTACGTCGATACGCCTGCGATGCCAGCGAACCGGCGGCCGTGGCGCAGTTGTTCGGAAATGTCGTTCAAGACATCGGGACGCCGAGACTTGTGGTGCATAACATTGATGGCCGGGTACCCGGCATTTTCCGCAAGAACGTCATCGAAGCCGATCCGATCATGGCGCTCGAGACACTTCGAAACTCGGCGTTCTCTGCATTTCTGATTGGTCAACAGGCCGCCCGGCTTATGCTCGGAAACGAACCCGATGCCAATGGCGCGAGAGGAACGATCATCTTCACGAACGCGAGCGCGGCACTCAAGGGCTTCCCATCAAGTGGCGCCTTTGCAATGGCATGTCATGCCAAGTCCGGACTCGCGCAAAGCATGGCAAGAGAACTGATGCCGCAGGGGATCCACGTTGCGAATGTGCCGATCGACGCCGCGATCGGCTGGACTCAAGCGGACGGGACCCGCGCGCACCGGCTGGCGGGAGCGACCGTCGACGACAACATGGCCGACCCCGTCCATATCGCGAAAACCTATCTGCAGCTTCATCGTCAGCATCGGTCGACTTGGGCATTCGAAGTCGTGCTCCGGCCGTGGGTCGAGAAATGGTAG
- a CDS encoding NADP-dependent oxidoreductase has product MKAFVVDKYKKKGALRLTKVPEPEVRDDDVMVRVHATGVNLLDSKVRNGEFKLFLPYRPPFVLGHDVAGIVTRVGPKVRRFKAGDEVYARPRDHRIGTFAEFIAVNETDVALKPKNISMEEAASIPLVGLTAWQALVEVGKLMPGQKVFIQAGSGGVGTFAIQLAKHLGATVATTTSTKNVELVKSLGADVVIDYKTQDFEKVLSGYDVVLHSQDAKALEKSLRVLKPGGFLVSISGPPDPDFAKEFGLNLFLKLVMRLLSRGARKKAKSLGVRYSFLFMRAEGQQLSEITSLIESGVIRPVVDKVFPFEKTGDALTYVETGRARGKVVIAVKQ; this is encoded by the coding sequence ATGAAGGCATTCGTTGTCGACAAATACAAAAAGAAGGGCGCTCTGCGCTTGACCAAAGTACCGGAGCCGGAGGTGCGAGACGATGATGTCATGGTTCGAGTTCACGCAACCGGTGTGAACCTTCTGGACTCCAAGGTGCGGAACGGAGAGTTCAAACTCTTCCTGCCGTATCGTCCGCCCTTCGTTCTGGGCCACGACGTTGCCGGGATCGTCACCCGGGTTGGCCCGAAGGTCAGGCGGTTCAAGGCGGGCGACGAGGTCTATGCACGGCCGCGCGATCATCGGATAGGAACATTCGCGGAATTCATTGCCGTGAATGAAACCGACGTGGCGCTAAAGCCCAAAAACATCAGCATGGAAGAAGCCGCCTCCATCCCGCTGGTGGGGCTGACCGCCTGGCAGGCGCTGGTAGAGGTAGGCAAGCTGATGCCCGGTCAGAAGGTCTTCATCCAGGCCGGCTCCGGTGGTGTGGGGACTTTTGCCATCCAGCTCGCCAAACATCTCGGCGCGACAGTTGCGACGACGACGAGCACGAAAAATGTCGAGCTGGTCAAAAGCCTCGGTGCGGATGTGGTCATCGACTACAAGACGCAGGATTTCGAGAAGGTTTTGTCGGGCTACGATGTGGTCTTGCACAGCCAGGACGCCAAGGCGCTTGAAAAATCTCTGCGAGTGCTGAAGCCGGGTGGCTTCCTCGTTTCGATTTCGGGGCCGCCGGATCCCGATTTCGCCAAGGAGTTCGGTTTGAACCTGTTCCTGAAGCTGGTGATGCGGCTGCTGAGCCGTGGTGCGCGGAAGAAAGCCAAAAGCCTTGGTGTGCGCTATTCATTCCTGTTCATGCGTGCGGAGGGCCAGCAGCTGAGCGAAATCACGTCGCTGATCGAATCCGGCGTGATCCGTCCGGTCGTGGATAAAGTCTTTCCGTTTGAGAAGACTGGAGATGCGCTGACCTATGTCGAGACAGGACGCGCAAGAGGCAAAGTCGTCATTGCAGTGAAACAATAG
- a CDS encoding alpha/beta fold hydrolase: MSNTVTNLGRGVRYIDAPTLSINVGGTSFVCRDIGPRTGVPLILLNHWGAVLDNFDPRIVDGLASKHRVIATNYRGIGASGGTAPVTIDEMARDAIALIRALGFEKVDLLGFSLGGFVAQDVTLKAPDLVRKLILTGTGPAGGEGIDKVWPVSWPLMIKGFLTLRDPKFYLFFTSTANGRQAAAAFLKRLKERKAGRDKGPTPSAFLRQVKAITAWGRQAPQDLGSIRIPVLIANLDSDIMVPTSNSIDMARRIPGAELIIYEDAGHGGIFQNHAHFVPKALSFLGA; the protein is encoded by the coding sequence ATGTCAAATACTGTTACTAACCTCGGGCGAGGGGTGCGCTACATAGATGCACCCACGCTCTCGATAAATGTCGGGGGGACCAGTTTCGTCTGCCGCGACATCGGTCCCCGCACCGGCGTGCCGCTAATTCTTCTCAACCATTGGGGCGCGGTTCTCGACAATTTTGATCCGCGGATTGTCGATGGTCTCGCCAGCAAGCATCGCGTGATCGCGACCAATTACAGGGGTATCGGTGCATCGGGCGGAACAGCGCCCGTGACCATCGATGAAATGGCGCGGGATGCGATTGCCCTGATCCGCGCGCTGGGCTTCGAGAAGGTCGATCTGCTCGGCTTTTCCCTCGGGGGATTTGTGGCGCAGGACGTCACATTGAAAGCACCGGACCTGGTGCGAAAGCTCATTTTGACTGGCACGGGGCCGGCGGGTGGCGAAGGTATCGACAAGGTGTGGCCGGTATCCTGGCCTTTGATGATCAAGGGCTTTCTGACGCTGCGGGACCCAAAATTCTACCTGTTTTTCACGTCCACGGCCAATGGCCGACAAGCGGCGGCAGCCTTCCTGAAACGGCTGAAAGAGCGCAAAGCAGGCCGGGACAAGGGGCCTACGCCCAGCGCTTTCTTGCGGCAAGTCAAGGCGATCACTGCTTGGGGCCGACAGGCGCCTCAAGATCTCGGCAGCATCCGCATCCCGGTGCTGATCGCGAATCTCGACAGCGATATCATGGTGCCGACCTCAAACAGCATCGATATGGCGCGCCGTATCCCGGGCGCAGAACTGATTATCTACGAAGATGCCGGTCATGGCGGGATTTTTCAGAACCACGCCCATTTCGTGCCGAAGGCCTTGTCCTTTCTCGGCGCCTGA
- a CDS encoding TetR/AcrR family transcriptional regulator: MRVSRVKALENREQILETAARLLRKHGFEGIGVADIMKAAGLTHGGFYRNFASKDDLAVKASERAIANTTALLKNGLAQKPKDPLRALIEGYVSSAHRDDPGSGCILPALAVDAARSDDPALRTVFITAIQGYLDEIAKLSSANPGAAGSRHPAAILSEMVGAVILSRLIADTPLAESLIAAVVADIAGPSAANKSAEE, encoded by the coding sequence ATGAGGGTGTCGCGCGTAAAGGCGCTGGAGAACCGCGAGCAGATCCTCGAGACTGCGGCGCGCCTGCTGCGCAAGCATGGATTCGAAGGGATCGGCGTTGCCGACATCATGAAAGCAGCCGGGCTGACTCATGGCGGCTTCTATCGCAACTTCGCTTCAAAGGATGATCTGGCGGTCAAGGCCAGCGAACGTGCGATCGCCAATACGACAGCGTTGCTGAAGAATGGACTGGCCCAAAAGCCCAAAGATCCGCTTCGCGCGCTTATCGAAGGCTATGTGTCATCGGCTCACCGTGACGATCCGGGGTCCGGGTGCATTCTGCCAGCATTGGCCGTAGACGCCGCGCGGAGCGACGATCCCGCTCTCCGCACCGTCTTCATCACGGCGATTCAAGGCTATCTCGACGAGATTGCGAAGCTGTCGTCCGCTAACCCAGGGGCCGCTGGCAGCAGACATCCCGCGGCTATCCTCTCGGAGATGGTTGGCGCTGTCATATTGTCTCGGCTGATTGCGGATACCCCGCTGGCGGAATCGCTGATTGCGGCCGTGGTGGCGGATATTGCCGGACCATCCGCGGCAAACAAATCGGCTGAGGAGTGA